One Ignavibacteriales bacterium genomic window, GTGCAGTGAATTGTCCTATTGCCGAATTTTTCGGAATATGTGCCGCGTTTAACGTAGCAAAGGTAATTATTTTGATGGTAATGTGATGGTAATCTTGAAAAGGGTAAGTATGATGTTTGAGTTAATTTTAATTCATTTAAATCAAAGGATATATCTACTGTCCCGAAATATTGTCCGTATTTAAGTACAGAGTACATTAATATATTTATTTTGTTGCTTAATGAAGCTCTATGATGAAAATCATAGACGCTATATAATTCTTAATACGTAACATCAAAGAATAAGATTCCCAAGTGTAATCATCATTTTATGCTCCGAATTGTTGAAGGTGATGGTCGAGGTGTTTATAAAACAGCATGTCCCACTCTTCTGTAGTCATCTTTCCAAAGAAGGGGTGCGGGTCATCGGTCAGGTTGCTTCCTTTTCCCTCTCCAAACCGGCGAACGGCTTCTATGAGCTTATTCTTTTCCTCGTCAAAATTCGTATCATCCTTAAAGATGAAAGCTTTATCAGTGGGTAGTCCCTGCTTAAATGGCTTATCACCTGTGACCATTTTTTTTGCAAATCCGCCGAACAGGATCCCGGGCAGAGTGCGCTTAAGCTTGACCTCTCCGAATACCTGCTTAAAGGGTTCGTTACAGTGAGCAAGCATCTGTCCAACGTTCATTTTACCCCACTGACGCTGAGCATCAGCCGGAAGATTTTCAATACGGGAGATAATCTCGTTTAAATCCTTTTCGTTGTAGAGGCTTTTCATTTTTATTGTGGTTATTTTACACCCCTGTCGGGGTTCCATGATCCCTGTTCTTTGCGCAGGGTAACGATCTGTCCAATATGATAAGCGTTATGAATATTGATATTTCCAATTACTGTAAACCATGTATCAGGATAACCTTTTATAGGAACTCCTTCTAGTTTGGTATCCAGTGCTTCATCGAGTTGAGTGCACCATTCGGAAAAAACACTATAGACTTTTTCCACCGTTGCTTTCCAGCTATCTACGTGACTACCGGTAGCGTCATTTGTAAAGGTATACTCGTTGTCCTTAATCTCCTCGACGGGAACATTTATGAAACGGTTGAGATACCGCTGATTCCAGAAGATGAGGTGGTTTACAATCTCATGTATAGAATGATTGCCGCCGGATTTCCACGCGGCATTTTCCGGCGTCAGTCCATCGAGAGCATTTTTGAGAGTAACGAACCACGTCTCCTCATCGAAGCAGGCGTGCATCTGCTGAAGGAGTATATCTTTTCTAGTTATCATTGAATTAAATGATGGAAGTTAAATACTGATTGTATAAGATTAATATAAAAAGTTGCAAGTTAAAGGTCAAACGCGGTGCTTATAATAGCTTTGCAAATACTGTTTCTTTAGTATTTTCCCATTCATCCGCAAGTATGCTGTAATAAGCCGTATCACGCATTCTGCCGTTATGCAGGAGGTGGCGGCTTCGGAGAACTCCTTCTTTTTTGCAACCGATCTTTATCAGAGCGCGACCGGAACGGGGATTAGCATCATCGGTTTTAAATTCGACCCGATTCATTTTCATTTGCTCGAAAGCGAACTGCAACATCTGGAATTTAGCGTGGATATTTACATGCGTGCCCCAGAACTTCCTTCCCATAAATGACCATCCAATTTCGACACACCTGTCTATTTCCGAGAGATTTCCGAAGCTGGATGAACCTGCAATCTCACCGGAGATTTTATCTATGATAGTAAAAGTGTAGCGGACAGCATTTTGTTTATTGTATAATGCGTCATTGATAAATGTGGTAAGTTCGTCCTCGGTGGATGTTTTTGTTACGGTATATTCCCATATCTCATCATCGAAGAAGATACTTCGAAGCCCGTCTCTATCGTTGGGTTCGACAGGGCGGAGGAGGATCCTTGAATCCTCAAGGACGATGTTTCTATTAAAAATCATTACTTAACATAATCAGAAGGAATATTATAAAAAACGCAAACCGAGATTAATCCTTTGAGGTATTATCAGTGTGCCCGTC contains:
- a CDS encoding DUF1569 domain-containing protein — encoded protein: MKSLYNEKDLNEIISRIENLPADAQRQWGKMNVGQMLAHCNEPFKQVFGEVKLKRTLPGILFGGFAKKMVTGDKPFKQGLPTDKAFIFKDDTNFDEEKNKLIEAVRRFGEGKGSNLTDDPHPFFGKMTTEEWDMLFYKHLDHHLQQFGA
- a CDS encoding DinB family protein, which translates into the protein MITRKDILLQQMHACFDEETWFVTLKNALDGLTPENAAWKSGGNHSIHEIVNHLIFWNQRYLNRFINVPVEEIKDNEYTFTNDATGSHVDSWKATVEKVYSVFSEWCTQLDEALDTKLEGVPIKGYPDTWFTVIGNINIHNAYHIGQIVTLRKEQGSWNPDRGVK
- a CDS encoding GNAT family N-acetyltransferase, whose translation is MIFNRNIVLEDSRILLRPVEPNDRDGLRSIFFDDEIWEYTVTKTSTEDELTTFINDALYNKQNAVRYTFTIIDKISGEIAGSSSFGNLSEIDRCVEIGWSFMGRKFWGTHVNIHAKFQMLQFAFEQMKMNRVEFKTDDANPRSGRALIKIGCKKEGVLRSRHLLHNGRMRDTAYYSILADEWENTKETVFAKLL